The genomic interval ATTGCTAACTCCTCCGTAGGGGTAACCACTACATCCCCGTTTTCTTTTAGAACCTGAGCGGTATCCGGTACTTGCGCCATTAACTCTGAAATGGCGCTGGTAGATTTATCCGTTGAATAGTCCTCCAACGCTTCCGCTGCAGCAAATATCAGTAGTAGGGCCGCTCCTTCTGACTCAAAATTAATGATTACTGCACCAACAGCAGCCAGTACCATGAGTAAATCCACGTTTGGTGAGCGATCTCTGACAGTATTAACAACAGCGTCCTTTGCCGCGTAGAAGCCTAAAAAGAAAATCGCAATATAAAAGGATGTGGAACTGTACGCACCATTTAGTCGGATAAATACAAACCCTAAAATCGTAAACAGAACACCGATAACTAAAAACTGACCTTGCCTACTTTTTGTTAGATAATGAACCATTTCTAAAACCCTCTTCCTATTTTATAATTTTTACTTACTAGCATGTTTTCAATAAAACAGCACGTCTAATACTCTCACTCTCCTTTTTTCACAAATAAACATAAAAAAGGGCACACCTATAGAACAGAATTAACTGTCCCACAGGTATGCCCTTATTATTTACATACTCTGCTGCCACAAAAATTGCAGCCCGGCTGCATGGACCTTTTACATGTCCACCGCCTGTTCAGATTTAAATAGCTCTCATTCTAAAACATAAGCAAGAAGAGCAAGTTAAATTAGATTTATACATACAAATAATATCATTTGTAGAATAGTATGTCAACAAAAAAATATAAGAGGAGTATTTAAAATTGAATTTTTATAGAATTAGTAAAAATATACCTAAAAGAATATTAAAAACCTAATCTGAAATTAAATAAGGTCTCGCTGATTTCATCTTCATTGATTCCAATATAACGTTTCGTAATCTTCTCGTTGCTATGGCCAACTATTTCCATCAGAGTGGCCACGTCTTTTGTTTTCTTATAATAGTGGTAACCAAACGTCTTACGCAGCGTGTGCGTGCCAATATCGTCTCTTCCTAAGAGCTTAGCGACCTTTTGAAACATTTGGTAGACCGTATTGACTTCTACATGACCACCTTTGGTGCTCGGAAACAAATAATTCTCTGGTTCTGAGTCTTTTGTATAGTCTTGGATCAAGTCCTGCAGACTACTCAAATACAAAATACGGGTTTTGCCTGTTTTTTTCTCGACGATTCGGGGATTTTTGGAGGAAATCAGATCTTGTTTCTTCAATTTTACGATATCCGACATGCGTAAACCGCTATTAATTGCCAATCAAAAACAGAAAAACATCCCGATCCGCGTTTTTATTGCGCCTTAAACAGAATAAAAAGTCGTTTATTTCTTGTTGAGTCCGTAATGGTTGGACGTTGTAACTCATTTAAAAGCCCTCTCCTCTCACAAAAGTGATACATGATTTTGTTTAGTATACCACACAATCATGTGTTGGACACCGGTATAAAAAAAGAACCCTATAGGTATAGGATTCTCGATACACGATTTTATACAATTTCATGTATTAAGATGATTTAGAAAACCGACAGTACGCCATACATTAAGAAAAACTCAATAAGAGCTCCTACTATCGCCAAGCTAGATTTTTCTAAGTTCATTCTCTTCCTGTTTTGTGTTTTCGGATCATTTCTTACTTCTCTATTGTCCATATAATCTAAGATTTTTTTATAGGTTTTTAGATTTTCTTTATCTTGGATCTTTTGAAGTTTAATAGCAGCATTGACCATGATTACTATAAAAGTAACTGGCAAAATCAAAGAAAAATCGCCCCAGTATTTAAATAAGGATGCAGTAATGAGGGTTAAAACAAATGATCCTATAATAACCAACATTAATTGATTCATCTTAGCAATAGTTACTTCTCTTTTCATCTTATCGTCATCTCCTTTAATCAATTCGTCTAAGGAGATATTAAAATAATTGCTTAAAAGTAACAGACTTTGTAGATTTGGATAACTTTTAGGTGTATACTTAATTTAGATAAAGTAACTTTAAAAGTCACTTTTTAAAGAAGGTGAATAATTTTGAGTGAATTTACGATTGCAGTACATGGGTTGGTCTATTTAGGTCATAACAATTCAATTTTTACCAGTGAAGCATTAGCTGAGAACATTTGTACGAATCCAGTTCGTGTTCGCAGAGTTCTGGCAAAATGCCGAAAAAAAGGATTAGTTCAAACAAAAAAAGGTGTGCATGGCGGATACTTTCTAACCGATAATTTAGAAGCTATCACTTTAAAAAATGTTTATGAGGCGATAAAGATCCCAATTATCCAAAATACTTGGCATTCAGGTTATATCAATGAACAATGTATGATTTCGTCTGGTATGTCAGAAGCTATGGATGATCTTTATGATGAGCTGAATAAAGATGCAGTAGCAAAACTAGCAACTATTACATTAAAAGATATGGAAGTAAAATTATATGCAATACAAAATGAGAGGGGCACTAAAATATGAATGAGTACACTACAGACGTAGCCATTATTGGATTTGGTAAAGCAGGAAAAACATTAGCAGGTGCTTTAGCTAAAAAAGGAAAAACCGTCACTGTGATTGAAAAATCAGCTAAAATGTATGGTGGAACTTGTATTAATGTGGGATGCTTACCGACTAAATCGTTGACACATAGTGCAAAAATTATTGATCAATTATCAGAATTTGGCATTGAGCGAAATCCTGAGATTAACAACCAGTTTTTCAAACAAGCCATGGACTATAAAACTGAATTAGTAACCAAATTAAATAAAAAAAACTACCATAAAATTGCTGATTTAGATAACGTAACAGTCTTAGACGGTTTTGCTCACTTCAAAGATGACCATACTTTGTTAGTGGATACAGATACAGAAACGCTACAAGTTACGGCTGCTAATATCATTATTGGAACTGGATCTACGGCTGTTATTCCAGATTTTGAAAACAAGCAAAACAGTCCACACATCCACACAAGTGAAGAAATTTTAGAGCTAACAAATCTGCCAAAAAAACTAGGTATTATCGGAGCTGGTCCAATTGGATTAGAATTCGCTTCTTATTTTGCTGAATTTGGTTCTGAAGTAACCGTTTATGAATTCAATGACTCATTATTGTCACGTGAAGATAAGGATGACGCAGCAGCTATTTTGGAAAGATTAGAAGAATTAGGGGTAACTATTGAATTTAACGCTCAAGCTAAACGTGTTCAAGATACGGATAATGGTGTACGTTTAACATTTGAACAAAACGGCGAAGAAAAATCTGCTGAATTAAATGAAATTTTAGTTGCTACTGGCCGTATTCCTAACACAAATAAATTAGATATTGAAAAGGCTGGCGTGGCGCTCGGCGCTCGTGGAGAAATCAAGGTAAACAAGCACTTGCAATCTTCTGTTGAACACATTTGGGCAGTGGGCGACGTTAAAGGTGGACCACAATTCACTTATATTTCTTTGGATGACTACCGTATTGTTTTGCCTCAATTGCTAGGAGAAGAATCCAACTATAATTTAGAAACGCGTCGTGTTTATCCTACAGCAACATTTGTGGATCCAACATTTGCACGGGTAGGCTTTAATGAAAAAGAAGCAACTGAAGCTGGTAAAAATTATAAAGTTGCTAAGATGCCCGTTGCTGCTGTTCCTAAAGCTCAAGTATTGCGTGAAACAAGCGGCTTTTTGAAAATATTAGTTGATCCAGAGACTGACCTTATATTAGGCGCAAGCTTCTTCAGCTACGAAGCTCACGAAATGATCAACTTAATTGCATTAGCAATTAATGAAAATATTTCATATAAGAGTTTACGAGACGGTATTTATACTCACCCTACAATGAGTGAATCCATGAATGATTTACTTGAAATGATTTAACTTAAATTTAACCACAAAAGAGGCTGGGACAAAATAAAATGGACCTTATAGAGATCTATTTTTCAGAGTCCACTCTATAGGAGTCATTTTACACTATTCACCTCCTATTCATTATTACTTATAACAGATAAGAGGTGAATATCATGCCCTCACTAGACGTTTATGTACCAATTAATAACTCTATTTTAGTACTTGTTGAAGAAATAAAAGAGTGTCTATAAAATCGTATAAACTAATTTATATAAGAGATTCCGGAAAACATCGTGTGCGATATAAAAATAAATTCTATCAAATATAGAACTTACCCAAATCTTTAAGCCCATCATAGCGTAAGTTTCATATCTAAAAAGAGAAGATTGGATTTATTGAGTAAATTAATCATGCAAATATAACATTACCGTTACTATATCGCCACCGCTTTTCCCTATCGCGTCTCTAATTTCCTTATTGATTGAGATGATCTTATCTTCATCTTTCCTTGGAGCCAAATAAATGTTTTTCACTTCAAAATCGTCAATTGTACCAGATACTTTTAAATGTCCCCATCTCCCTTTATTATCAGCTGTTCCTGGTAGTCTAAGGTGATAAGTCCATGATCCAAATCCCTCTTTGTAATGTAATTTGAGTTTCTGATTGTCAATTATTTTTATCATTTAAATAGCCCCATTTCTCATTCACTTTATCTATAGTTATGATACATGAAACTATCTAATATCGTGTATTTTAAAATAATGATCGTCTAAAAAAACACATATTATATTATATTAATTATTCTTTAAGAATACACTTAAAATAAGGATTTCTCTTGATCCATAGTTAGTTTATTAGTGCTATTGATTTTTGCTAATTTCTTTTCAGGCGTTTTATATGATCAATTTAATCTAGCTACAGATAATATGCTACTTATACTAACTTTTTATTCAGGTATCATATTTTTAATTCAAGTTTATTATACGTTTAAGAAAGAAAAACAAAAAAGTGTTTAGAAACGCAATTTCTAATTAAAGCAACACAACAAGACATTATTGAAGATGCTGTTATTTTCTTAAGTACTGGGGTCAATGGAACATCTTAACGAAAAGTTGCGGTATAATCGACTATTAAAAAATAGAAACGCTGATTTAACAGCATTTCTATTTTTTTTAGACTTTAAGGCTCCAAAATTGTCTGGAACAATCGAACGAAAAGTTGCGGTATCTTTATAAACACGAACATTAGAGAGAATCAGGTGTTTTTAATGGTCGTAATGATCCGTCTTCTAGACCTTGATTATACTGGAATGAATATTTACCAACAAAGTTTATATGCTCAAATAAAAGTGGAGATAATTTTCCTATAAGTTCTTCTGAACAGTCATATCCTTCTACTTTCATCTGCTCCAATACTTTTTCAAGATACAGTGTATTCCAATAAATTACTGCATTTGTTACAACGCTTAAAGAGGTTAACTGCTCCTCCATTCCATCAATATAAGTTTGATATAATTTTCCATTTCTTCCGTAAAATATACTTCTGCAAAGTGCATGACGTGATTCACCCTTATTTAGCTGTTCAAGTATTTGACGAGCATAAATTTCATCTGAAAGATAGCGTAGTTGATGTTTGGTCTTATAAACCTTTCCATATTCTGTAATTGCTTTTCCAAGTGAAGTTGGTTGACCAGATCGTTGTAACGCTCGAGTTAGTTCAGTTGCATTGACTTTACCAGATTTCAGGGAACCTGCTACTCGAAGTATATCTTCCCAATGTTCTTCAATTAAATCAGTGTTAATTCGACTTTTAGTAACATCATTCAATAAACCATAATCAGCATTTTTTTCAATTCTCCATAGTTTGGTACCATGTTTATTCGCAATTCTAGGACTAAATTGAAAACCTAGTAGTCCAAATAATCCAAAAATAAGGTCACTATATCCAGCTGTATCTGTCATTATCTGAGTGGGCTGTAATCCGCTGGTTTGATTAAGAAGTCCCTCTAATAAGTAAAGAGAGTCTCTTAACGTGCCTGATACAACCATTCCATGGAAACCAATATAATGATCTGAAACAAAGTTATAGAAAGTGATTCCTCGGCCTTTGCCAAAGTATTTTGGATTACTAGCAGAGTAAAGTGATCTTTGCGGTGTTATATACCGAATTCCATCTGCAGACGCCATTTCTCCATTTCCCCAAGCAAGAGCCAGTTCCAATTTCTTATGTGAATGAATAATTTTTTGATTAGCTGCAGTTAAGGTATCAATACGTAAGTATTGATGAGCTACATAGGTGAGCCTATCATACTTCAAACTATCAATATTATTTTTGGAAACTGGAGAAAATCCAATATTACATGATTCCGCTAACAATACTGCTAAAATACTAATATCTAACTGTTTCATTCTGGATTCTTTCTCATTTAAATGTTTAAAGGATTGAGTTAACCCAACTCGTTGGTTTACTTCCAATAATAAATCGGATAAATCAATGCTAGGCATGAGTTGGCGCACACGTGATTTAAACTCTTTTTCATTAGGCTGCTCATTTCCCTTTTTCAAATTTGAAACAACTACTTTTACTTCACCATTTATTTCTTCAAGCCTTGCCATATTAGATGCATCCCAATTTGATTGTGTTTCTATAAAAGATAGAGACAAATCTTCGCTTAATTTTTGTACAGCTAAGGTGCCTGAAGAAGGTAAGTCAAGTTGAGTAATCAAAACTTCCCGTTGCTCTATCCACGTAGAATCATCCAATAAATAGCTCATTGGGTCTGCATATTTTTCACTATTAGTAACAAATATGTCATGCTTTTTTAATCCTTGAAAGAGAAGTTCTAGCCCAGCAATTAACACGCACTGATTTACTGAAGTGGGATTTTCATGTATATAATATTGCCATTTTTTAGATAAACAGGGTTCAATATCATAAAAATGGTCTAGTGTTATTGGTTTTGGAAAAACTTCTTTTATCTTTTCCCAAACGACTAAGCTATCTGCCCCGTAATTGTTACCTTCAAAGTTAATGGATAAAAGAATAGAGGGGATGAACTTTTTAATTTTCCTGAATGCTTTGCGAAGTTCATTAATTGCAATGGGTTCTTGCTCGTTACGAACAATATCCTTAACTTGAAAAATGGCTGCATCCATTTCTTCTTTTTGAAATTTATCTGAAATAACTTTTCGAATTTCTTGGTTAGTAATGGATTCGTCAAATAAAAGTTCTACAATTTTTGATAACGTAAGAGCAGCTCGATCTAAATCTTTTATTGTTCTCATTCGATCTTTTATTTCTTTATTTTTTGCACGTCTAAAAATAGCATCTACATATTTTGATAGTGCTAAAAGTTGTTCGTCCATTGCTTTTTTCTGATGTTCATAAACAAATGCCACTAAATGAGCTATTTGGCGATTTAGTGGCATTCTTTGTATAGCTTGAGCTTTTGCTTTGAAAGCATAGCTGGCAAGTTTTTTTAATTTCCCTTCAGGAATTACAGAAAAGTCCCAGTTTTCTGTATGAAAAGATTGGAACATAATCAGTCTATTAAACCCACGAATAAGCTCCTTTTGACTTTCGTCAATCAAAGGGCTTCGTAAAATATCCATTTTAAGCGTTGCACCACGTATAGGCTCACCAACAAAATCAAATAATTCTAACAAACGTTCTACCTCTGATGTAGCAGGAATCTCAGAAAGTAATTTATAGAGTTGTTTTTCAGAAGAATCAATAATTTTAGATACAAAGCGTTCAAAAGTAGAAAAACCTGGTAAAATAATTTTTTCATCCAAACATTTTTTTAATAGCATATCAAAAAGCATATTATCCGTCTCAGTTGTATACCATGACCGATCAAGTAACCAATCAGATAAATATTTTTCTACTGCATTATCAGTAAATAGTACATAGTTATAGTAGTCTTGTATAAGTTTCATATGTTGCCAAATTGTTTGTTTACGTGTGTACCCATAAAATTCCTTGTAGTCAATATTTAGTTGCGCAGCTAAATGCTGAATGACCACTATTGGAAGTGTTTCAAAATCAGATGTAAAGCATCCGAGGAACCTGACGGTTCCTAGTTGAACTGCGAATCCTAATTTTGTGGACGATTTTTTCATTTTTGCAATAACCTCTTTATCAGAATCATTTAAATAAAAGTAGAGATTAAGTTGTTCTTTAGATGGCTCATTTATAAATTTCCCAAATCCTTCTTTGTGGTGTCCCTTCAATTGTTCAATTTCTACCATTTTAATCCCCCTGAGTGGTTACCAAAAACCAATGTTTTTGTAACCTCATATTTTTTGAAACTCGATACTGAATAACTAGCTTTTCTAAGTTACAAAAACTAGTTATAAATAAGTTTACAAGAAACACTTGCAAAAATATAGTTATTTACCGATAATAAAGTAAAAGAGCATCAGGAGGAATTATATGATAATAGGATACGCAAGAGTGTCAAAAGATGAGCAACATCTAGATCGACAATTAGATCAGTTAAAAAAATATGGAGTTGAAAAAATTATTAAAGAAAAATATACTGGAACAAAAAAGTCACGGCCAGGAATTGAAGAACTGTTAAAAATAATCCGGACAAATGATACAGTAGTTGTAGAAAGTATTTCTCGACTTGGTAGAAATACTTTGGATATATTGACTCTTCTTCAGCACTTAGAAAAAGAAAAGGTAGAATTCATTTCGTTGAAAGAAAATATGGATAC from Carnobacterium gallinarum DSM 4847 carries:
- a CDS encoding RrF2 family transcriptional regulator, encoding MSEFTIAVHGLVYLGHNNSIFTSEALAENICTNPVRVRRVLAKCRKKGLVQTKKGVHGGYFLTDNLEAITLKNVYEAIKIPIIQNTWHSGYINEQCMISSGMSEAMDDLYDELNKDAVAKLATITLKDMEVKLYAIQNERGTKI
- a CDS encoding dihydrolipoyl dehydrogenase family protein translates to MNEYTTDVAIIGFGKAGKTLAGALAKKGKTVTVIEKSAKMYGGTCINVGCLPTKSLTHSAKIIDQLSEFGIERNPEINNQFFKQAMDYKTELVTKLNKKNYHKIADLDNVTVLDGFAHFKDDHTLLVDTDTETLQVTAANIIIGTGSTAVIPDFENKQNSPHIHTSEEILELTNLPKKLGIIGAGPIGLEFASYFAEFGSEVTVYEFNDSLLSREDKDDAAAILERLEELGVTIEFNAQAKRVQDTDNGVRLTFEQNGEEKSAELNEILVATGRIPNTNKLDIEKAGVALGARGEIKVNKHLQSSVEHIWAVGDVKGGPQFTYISLDDYRIVLPQLLGEESNYNLETRRVYPTATFVDPTFARVGFNEKEATEAGKNYKVAKMPVAAVPKAQVLRETSGFLKILVDPETDLILGASFFSYEAHEMINLIALAINENISYKSLRDGIYTHPTMSESMNDLLEMI
- a CDS encoding DUF1905 domain-containing protein, which produces MIKIIDNQKLKLHYKEGFGSWTYHLRLPGTADNKGRWGHLKVSGTIDDFEVKNIYLAPRKDEDKIISINKEIRDAIGKSGGDIVTVMLYLHD
- a CDS encoding Tn3 family transposase, with amino-acid sequence MVEIEQLKGHHKEGFGKFINEPSKEQLNLYFYLNDSDKEVIAKMKKSSTKLGFAVQLGTVRFLGCFTSDFETLPIVVIQHLAAQLNIDYKEFYGYTRKQTIWQHMKLIQDYYNYVLFTDNAVEKYLSDWLLDRSWYTTETDNMLFDMLLKKCLDEKIILPGFSTFERFVSKIIDSSEKQLYKLLSEIPATSEVERLLELFDFVGEPIRGATLKMDILRSPLIDESQKELIRGFNRLIMFQSFHTENWDFSVIPEGKLKKLASYAFKAKAQAIQRMPLNRQIAHLVAFVYEHQKKAMDEQLLALSKYVDAIFRRAKNKEIKDRMRTIKDLDRAALTLSKIVELLFDESITNQEIRKVISDKFQKEEMDAAIFQVKDIVRNEQEPIAINELRKAFRKIKKFIPSILLSINFEGNNYGADSLVVWEKIKEVFPKPITLDHFYDIEPCLSKKWQYYIHENPTSVNQCVLIAGLELLFQGLKKHDIFVTNSEKYADPMSYLLDDSTWIEQREVLITQLDLPSSGTLAVQKLSEDLSLSFIETQSNWDASNMARLEEINGEVKVVVSNLKKGNEQPNEKEFKSRVRQLMPSIDLSDLLLEVNQRVGLTQSFKHLNEKESRMKQLDISILAVLLAESCNIGFSPVSKNNIDSLKYDRLTYVAHQYLRIDTLTAANQKIIHSHKKLELALAWGNGEMASADGIRYITPQRSLYSASNPKYFGKGRGITFYNFVSDHYIGFHGMVVSGTLRDSLYLLEGLLNQTSGLQPTQIMTDTAGYSDLIFGLFGLLGFQFSPRIANKHGTKLWRIEKNADYGLLNDVTKSRINTDLIEEHWEDILRVAGSLKSGKVNATELTRALQRSGQPTSLGKAITEYGKVYKTKHQLRYLSDEIYARQILEQLNKGESRHALCRSIFYGRNGKLYQTYIDGMEEQLTSLSVVTNAVIYWNTLYLEKVLEQMKVEGYDCSEELIGKLSPLLFEHINFVGKYSFQYNQGLEDGSLRPLKTPDSL